The Mycobacterium riyadhense sequence GGAAGCGGAGAGACGGGAGGTAGCCAGAATTGAGCACCATCTTTGACATCCGCAACATCCGCCTGCCCAAGATGTCGCGGGCAGCGGTCATCATCGGATCACTGGTGGTGGTACTGGGTCTGGTGGCCGTGTTCGTGGGCTGGCAGCTTTACCAGAAGCTGACGAACAACACCGTGGTTGCCTACTTCCCGGCTGCCAACGCCCTGTACCCGGGTGACAAGGTCCAGATCATGGGCTTGCAGGTGGGCAAGATCGATAGCATCGAGCCGGCCGGCGACAAGATGAAGGTGACCTTCCACTACCAGAACAAATACAAGGTGCCGGCAAATGCGCAGGCGGTGATCCTCAACCCCACCCTGGTGGCGTCGCGCACGCTCCAGCTGGAGCCGCCGTACCGAGGCGGCCCGGTGCTGGCCAATAACACGGTGATTCCGATCGAGCGCACCCGGGTGCCGGTGGAGTGGGACGAGCTCCGCAACAGCATCACCAACATCATCTCCAAACTCGGCCCGAGCGACCAACAGCCAAAGGGGCCGTTCGGCGAGGTCATTGAATCGTTCGCCAACGGGCTAGCCGGCAAAGGCAAACAGATCAACACCACCCTGGACAGCCTGTCGGCGGCGTTGACCGCGTTGAACGAGGGTCGCGGCGACTTCTTTGCGGTGGTGCGCAGCCTAGCGCTGTTCGTCAACGCGCTGCATCAGGATGACAAGCAGTTCGTTGCGCTGAACGAGAACCTGGCGGACTTCACCACTCGACTCACCCGTTCCGACCGCGACCTCGCCAATGCGCTACAGCAGTTCGACAGCCTGCTTACCACCATCCGCCCGTTCCTCGACAAGAACCGCGAAGTGCTGGCCCACGACGTCAACAACCTGGCTGACGTGACCAACACGCTACTTCAACCGGAGCCTCTCAACGGGGTGGAGACCGCCCTGCACGTCCTCCCGACTGCGGCGTCGAACGTCAACCAGATTTACCATCCGGCGCACGGTTCCGTCGTCGCCGTTCCGGAGATCACGAGCTTCGCGAACCCGATGCAGTTCATCTGCAGCTCGATTCAGGCCGGCAGCCGGCTTGGCTATCAAGAGTCCGCCGAACTGTGTGCGCAATACCTGGCGCCGGTCCTCGACGCGATCAAGTTCAACTACTTCCCGTTCGGCTTGAATGCGTTCAACACCGCCGAGGTGCTTCCCAAGCACGTCGCGTACTCCGAGCCGCGCCTGCAGCCGCCGAACGGGTATAAGGACACGACGGTGCCGGGCATCTGGGTGCCGGATACACCGTTGTCGCACCGCAACACCCAACAGGGCTGGATTGTCGCCCCGGGGATGCAAGGACAACAGGTAGGCCCAATCACCGCCGGCCTCATGACGCCCGAATCGTTGGCCGAACTGATGGGTGGCCCCGACATCGAGCCCGTTCAATCGACCTTGCAGACTCCGCCCGGACCGCCGAACGCGTACGACGAGTACCCGGTGCTGCCGCCGATCGGCTTGCAGGCTCAGGTGCCGATACCGCCGCCGCCGCCGGCCCCGGGCGTGGTCCCGGGTCCGGTCGCTCCCACGCCCGCCCCAGGGCCGGCGCCCGCGCCAGTCGGCGCACCGCTGCCCGCTGAGGCAGGAGGCCAGTGATGCGCGTACTGAGAACAATGCGGCACCGTGGCTGGCAGGGCCTGGTGTTGCTCGTGGTCGCGATGGTGCTGAGTTCGTGTGGGTGGCGCGGAATCTCCAACGTGTCTATTCCGGGTGGTCCGGGCAGCGGTGAAGGGGCCTACACCCTTTACGTGCAGGTGCCAGACACCCTGGCGATCAACGGCAACAGCAAGGTGATGGTTGCCGATGTGACGGTGGGCTCGATACACAAGATCGAGCTGAAGAACTGGGTGGCAACCCTGACGCTGGGAATCGACAAGGGCGTCCAGCTGAGGAAGGGCACCCTCGCCAAGATTGGACAGACCAGTCTGCTGGGTTCGCAGCATGTGGAGCTGCACTCGCCAGATAAAGGGGCACTGCTCAAGAACGGCGACACGATACCCCTGAAGAATTCGTCCGCGTTTCCCAATACCGAGCAGACGCTGGCCAGCCTGGCCCTGATCATTCGCGGCGGCGGCATCCCAAATCTCGAAGTGCTGCAGAACGAGGTGTACAACATCTTCCACGGGCGGGCCGACCAGATCAGGGCCTTCCTCACAAAGCTGGACACCTTTACCAGACAGCTCAATGAGCAACGCGACGACATCACCCACGCCATCGACTCCACCAACCGATTGCTGGTCTATGTCGGCCAACGGGCGGACGTCCTGGATCGGGTGCTGACTGACTTCCCGCCGCTGATCAAGCATTTCGCCGAGACCCAGAACCTGCTGATCAACGCCGTTGACGCGATTGGGGGACTCAGTCAGCAAGCCGGCCAGTACCTCGAGGAAGCGCGCAGCAACCTCCATACTGACCTGCAATCGCTGCAATGCCCGTTGCGAGAACTCGGCCGTGGGTCGCCGTATTTGCTCGGGGCGCTGAAGCTGATTCTCACCCAGCCGTTCGACATAGACGCCGTTCCGAAGATATTCCGCGGTGACTACCAAAACGTGTCGGCCGTTATCGACGTCACCTACAGTGCCATGGACAACGCACTCCTCACCGGTACCGGATTTTCCGGAGCCCTGCGCGCGCTCGAGCAGTCGTTTGGGCGCGACCCCGAGACGATGATCCCCGACGTCCGGTACACGCCTAACCCGAACGACGCTCCGGGCGGACCGCTGGTTGAGAGGGCGGAGCGAGGCCAATGCTGACTCCATTCATCAGACGCCAGCTGTACCTGTTCGGGACCTTGACCGTGGTCGCGCTGCTGGTGCTTGGCGTGTACTACCTGCAGATTCCCAGTCTTGTGGGGGTCGGTCGGTACACGCTTACGGCAGAGTTACCCGCGTCGGGCGGTCTGTATCCGACGGCCAACGTGACCTATCGCGGCATCACCATCGGCAAGGTCACCGACGTCGAGCCGACCCCAAAGGGTGCGCGGGCGACGATGAGCATTGACAGCCGGTACAAGGTCCCTCTCGATGCGACGGCCAACGTGCACTCGGTCTCGGCGGTTGGTGAGCAGTACCTGGACCTGGTATCGACCGGGAATCCGGGCAAGTATTACTCATCCGGACAGACCATCACCTGCGGCCCGGGGCCCGCGTGCAAGAACACGGTGCCAAGTGAAATCGGGCCGGCGCTGGACACCGCCAACCGCGGGCTTGAGGTGTTGCCCAAGGAAAAGATCGGGCAGTTGCTTGACGAGACAGCGCAAGCCGTCGGCGGTTTGGGACCCGGGCTGCAAAGGCTGACCGACGCCACTCAGGCGATCGTTGGCGATTTCCGCAATCAAATCACGGACATCAACGACATCATCCAGCACTCCGGACCGATCCTGGACAGTCAGGTCAACTCGGGCAGCGCCATCGAGCGCTGGGCGCACAACCTCAACGTGTTGGCAGCGCAGACGGCGGAACGGGACCAGAACCTGAAAAGCATTCTGACTCAGGCTGCGCCCACCGCTGACCAGGTGAACGAGGTCTTCACCGATGTGCGCGATTCGCTGCCACAGACGCTGGCGAATCTCGAGGTCGTGATCGAGATGCTCAAGCGATATCACACCGGACTTGAACAGGTGTTGGTGTTTCTGCCGCAGGGTGCTTCGATCGCGCAGACGGTCGCCGCGCCGTTCCCGAATATGGCTGCGCTCGACCTCGCGTTGGCAATCAACCAGCCACCGCCGTGTCTGACCGGCTTCATTCCGGCGTCGCAGTGGCGCTCTTTTGCGGACACCAGCCTGGTGCCGCTACCGACCGGCACTTACTGCAAGATTCCGATGGACACGCCGGCCAACAGCGTCCGCGGATCGCGAAACATTCCGTGTGTGGATGTCCCCGGTAAGCGTGCGGCCACGCCGCGGGAGTGCCGCGACCCCAAGCCGTACGAGCCGGCGGGGACCAATCCCTGGTATGGGGACCCGAACCAGCTCCTGACCTGCCCCGCGCCCGCGGCGCGCTGTGATCAGTCGGTGCGGCCAGGCATGGTGATCCCGGCGCCGTCGGTGAACAACGGATTGAACCCGGCACCGGCCGACAGGCTACCGCCGGGTGGGACGCCGCCTCCGATCAGCGATCCACTGCAGCGCCCCGGTTCCGGCACGGTGCAATGCAACGGACAGCAGCCCAATCCGTGTGTCTACACTCCGAACGGGCCTCCCACGGCGGTATACAGTCCCCAGAGCGGTGAACTGGTAGGGCCCGATGGAGTCAAGTACTCC is a genomic window containing:
- a CDS encoding virulence factor Mce family protein, translated to MSTIFDIRNIRLPKMSRAAVIIGSLVVVLGLVAVFVGWQLYQKLTNNTVVAYFPAANALYPGDKVQIMGLQVGKIDSIEPAGDKMKVTFHYQNKYKVPANAQAVILNPTLVASRTLQLEPPYRGGPVLANNTVIPIERTRVPVEWDELRNSITNIISKLGPSDQQPKGPFGEVIESFANGLAGKGKQINTTLDSLSAALTALNEGRGDFFAVVRSLALFVNALHQDDKQFVALNENLADFTTRLTRSDRDLANALQQFDSLLTTIRPFLDKNREVLAHDVNNLADVTNTLLQPEPLNGVETALHVLPTAASNVNQIYHPAHGSVVAVPEITSFANPMQFICSSIQAGSRLGYQESAELCAQYLAPVLDAIKFNYFPFGLNAFNTAEVLPKHVAYSEPRLQPPNGYKDTTVPGIWVPDTPLSHRNTQQGWIVAPGMQGQQVGPITAGLMTPESLAELMGGPDIEPVQSTLQTPPGPPNAYDEYPVLPPIGLQAQVPIPPPPPAPGVVPGPVAPTPAPGPAPAPVGAPLPAEAGGQ
- a CDS encoding virulence factor Mce family protein, with amino-acid sequence MRVLRTMRHRGWQGLVLLVVAMVLSSCGWRGISNVSIPGGPGSGEGAYTLYVQVPDTLAINGNSKVMVADVTVGSIHKIELKNWVATLTLGIDKGVQLRKGTLAKIGQTSLLGSQHVELHSPDKGALLKNGDTIPLKNSSAFPNTEQTLASLALIIRGGGIPNLEVLQNEVYNIFHGRADQIRAFLTKLDTFTRQLNEQRDDITHAIDSTNRLLVYVGQRADVLDRVLTDFPPLIKHFAETQNLLINAVDAIGGLSQQAGQYLEEARSNLHTDLQSLQCPLRELGRGSPYLLGALKLILTQPFDIDAVPKIFRGDYQNVSAVIDVTYSAMDNALLTGTGFSGALRALEQSFGRDPETMIPDVRYTPNPNDAPGGPLVERAERGQC
- a CDS encoding virulence factor Mce family protein is translated as MLTPFIRRQLYLFGTLTVVALLVLGVYYLQIPSLVGVGRYTLTAELPASGGLYPTANVTYRGITIGKVTDVEPTPKGARATMSIDSRYKVPLDATANVHSVSAVGEQYLDLVSTGNPGKYYSSGQTITCGPGPACKNTVPSEIGPALDTANRGLEVLPKEKIGQLLDETAQAVGGLGPGLQRLTDATQAIVGDFRNQITDINDIIQHSGPILDSQVNSGSAIERWAHNLNVLAAQTAERDQNLKSILTQAAPTADQVNEVFTDVRDSLPQTLANLEVVIEMLKRYHTGLEQVLVFLPQGASIAQTVAAPFPNMAALDLALAINQPPPCLTGFIPASQWRSFADTSLVPLPTGTYCKIPMDTPANSVRGSRNIPCVDVPGKRAATPRECRDPKPYEPAGTNPWYGDPNQLLTCPAPAARCDQSVRPGMVIPAPSVNNGLNPAPADRLPPGGTPPPISDPLQRPGSGTVQCNGQQPNPCVYTPNGPPTAVYSPQSGELVGPDGVKYSVENSTKTGDDGWKEMLAPAG